TTTGACTTTCTTTTTGCTTTTTTAGCTTTTTCATAATATACTTCGGCATTTTCAGGTATTGTTAATTTTGGATCGATAATTAATGATTTTTCAGCAATATTTAATGTTAAAACACCCAATTTGTCAATTGACTCATAAATTTGGGCTTCATCCATTCCGTCTTTTTTGGCGTCTTTTAATATTTTACCGATTTCCTTAAAAGAATAGTTTTTACTTCTTGCTGAGTTTACAACATTAATGATGTTTTCTATAGTGGAGTAATTAGAATAGATAACTTCTCCTTTATTTTGACTTTCCTCAATTGTTTTTGTAAAATTATCGAGTGTTTCTTGCTGCAGATTCAATCTCTTTTCGAACTTCTTAACTTTTTTATTCCATGCCGCTTCTTTTACATCTTTTATGGTGCTGTTTACTTTTTTGGAGTAAAATTCATCACATGCTTCATTAAAATTATCAAAATAATTTTTTTCAAAACTATCGTATTTAATAAGTTCTAAAGGAACAACGTCTTCTTTAGAATCTTGCTTTACAATCTGTGGTTTGATTAATCCTTGTCTTAGATTATCAAAAAGTTCTCTAAAACTTTTATAAATTTCAATAATTTGCTCGTCGGCTAATTGAGAAGCAGGTGTGTTTTTGCCTATTTCAATATTTTCATTTGCTCTTTGAATAATTTCTTCAGCATATAAACTTCCAAGCCCGTTCATTGCAAGGGTTCTCACTACATCCATTTCAGTATTTTTAAATAATTCCTTAAGCCCATCCTCATCAACAGCAATAGAATTTATTCCCCTTTCTTCAGGAAACCTGTACTCTCTTTTTGAACTGATGTCTCGGCTGCTTAATTGTTTTCTCTTAAGGGGTTGGATAATATTATTTTCATCATCTAAAAGAATAATGTTTCCTTTGTCAAACAGCTCAACAATTATCGTATAGTATTTGTCTTTTTTAACCTTAATTTCAACTACTCTGTCAAAATTGTGCTGTTTTATACTTTCAACGTGAGCTCCTTTAATTCTCTTTCTTAAAAGCATAGGAAATGATGGGGGAGTAGTGGGATTTTCAAGAGGATACTGGCTGGTATGGATTCTGGACCCGCATTGCATTACTAAATCAACTCTGCCGGTTCCAGGAACATGAAATCTCATTACAACAATATCATTTGTAGGTTGGAATGATTTATCTACTCTGGCACCACTTAATAAATTATTTAATTCATCACTTATTGCATAAATGTCTACATTGGACATGGATTTCATTATTAACACCTTTTTTATCAATACTTTAATATATTATAACTCACTAAATTATATTAATATATTTAATTTAGGAGGTTATCAATGAAAATAACTATTAAAATTACAAGCATTCATATCATTGCAGCTCTTTTTGCATCACTTCTTTCCGCTGGTTTGACTTTAGGCTGGTTCGGATTTAAAAATGATGTATTCGCATTCTTTATTGCAGTAATTATATTATATTTTATTGGCCAAATTTCTCAAAAAATAGCTGGAAGCGAAATTTCTGGATTTAGCCAATGGTTATGGGACGGAATTGCACCATTTTACTTTACCTGGGTTATGGTATATACATTATTTGTAATGTATTTATAATCCTCCAAAGAAAATCCATATAAATACAATTAATAATGCTGTAACTAGCAAGACTGGAGCTATAATTTTACTTACCGCAACTACGGAACTAATTGTTGAAATTAATTCAGTTGAATTTTTTGGTCCGAATGTGTTAAGATTCTCAATTTTTTCAGTTCCAGTTCCAACTTCTACTTTTTCCAAATCTTTTATTGATTCAATTATACTTTTTCTAACGTATTCGATGATTTCAGGTCTTTTTGAAGTTCCTATAGGATTGTATCCTCTTGAAAGAGTATTTACAGTATGGGTATCAGTTGTCATTACTTCAATTTCATCGATTTCCAAATCGCTTACAGAGTCAATAATTTCCTGTCTAAATCCGATTTCCATGTTGTTTGAATCAAAAAGGACATATGCGGTTCTCTGACTTTCAACTTCAATAACCATTGTTTTAATACCGCTGTCTCCAATACCTTCATGCTTGTCTAGGGATTCCATGTTATCCTCATAGCATCCCACTTTTACTTCGTATTTTTCCTGATTTGGATCGATTGTATCGATAACATCGATTAACTGGAATACTTCTGAATTTCCAGGTAATATCTCACCGCTTTCAGGGGTAAATGAGTTATGACAATCTACAATGATTGAATCTTCAACATTGCATCTGCTTCTGCTTTGAGCCATCATTGTCAATCCGACACCAAATTCAATATCATCAACAGCTTCAGGAGCAAAAGTGGATAAAATAACCATTCCCTTATTGAATAATTGAACTCCGATATTTGCTTTTTCAGAGCTATATCTTATAAATTTGCTGGCATTTGAAGAGTATTCCACCTTATTTAATCCTCTTTTTACGGACTTTTCTATTTTATCGATTTCAGATACTGCAATTGGGTTAAAGTCATGAGTAGATGGTCCGTGTGCAACCATTGTGAAATGATTAAACTTATTGGCCAATATTGTCGGCATATTTGAACCGCCCAAATCTCCTAAAGGCCCAGGATGAACAGAAGGGGAAATGAATAATGCTTTTATTCCATTTTCACCTTTAAAACTGATGAATGTAACTATTGTATCAATGGCTTCACTCATATTTTCAAACAGTCCTTCAAGGGAGTTTGATCCTTCATTCATATGTGCAATAAATAAACTTAACAGATCCAAAACACCAATTCCGAGGTTTTTCTTAAATGGTGATGCAATAACTTTGATAAATGCATAAATTGCCATAACAAGAATTATTGCGGCGATTATTGCTTTTATTGTAATCTGTAAAATGGCAGGACCAATAAAGCTTGTATCTAAAAATAAAAAGGTAATCAATGTATACATTGCCAATATAAGTAATGGCTGAATTAAACTGGTCACTGCTGCAATTACAAATCTGACTTTAGTTGTTGTCCATATAACCAATGTATTAAATCCGTATATTACAACACAACCGAATAACATTGAATTTAAAAAAATATCCATGCGAAAAATTTGTGAGATGACGCATCCGAGGATTATAATCACACCAAGCAGAGTCATTGAGAGAACAGATAAAAACATTGAATGTTTAATTTTTAAATTTATTCCATGAAGAACTTTGATCACCTGCTGATTCAATGCTCCGCTCATTATTGATGAAATTCCAAATACTGCTAGGCCAAATAACCCTCCTGCTATGAAATCTTCTAAAATTCCAGCATTCGGGATTAAATCTATTAAATAATAGGTACTTCCAATTATAAAACTTAAAATAGCCATGCTTATAATTGAAAATTCTGTTTTCGGCAAGGTTTTGATATATTTTGATAATCCTGCTACACTACTCATGCTTGACATTTTTTTCCTCTTTATTATTTTTTAGCCATTAAATTTATTTAATCTAAAATTTTTATATATAATCTAGTTATATTTTTTTTAATAAATATTTTATTACTAAAAAAGGTGTGTTGATGGAAAGAAAATTAAATGTTCCAATTAAAGATGAAAATTTAAGTGAATTGAATGCCGGCGATGTTGTTTACTTAACAGGCAATATTTTAACTGCAAGAGACCAGGCCCATAAAAGAATTCTTGAAGAAGGTGCTCCTTTGGATATTTCAGGTGCGGCCCTTTTCCATGCAGGCCCTATTGTTAAACATGACGATGGAGTTTATGAAATGGTTGCTGTTGGTCCTACCACTTCAATGAGAATGAACCCTTACCAAAGCGATGTTTTAGACCTTGGCGCTAAAATTGTCATTGGTAAAGGGGGAATGGATGATACTGTAAGGGAGGCGTTAATCAGGAATAATGCCCTTTATGTTGTGGCAACCGGAGGGTGTGCTGCTTTATATGTTGATGCAGTGGAAGAAATTGAGAGTGTGGACTGGTTAGACTTAGGAATGCCTGAAGCAATATGGAATTTAAAGGTTAAGGATTTTGGCCCTCTTGTAGTGGCTATAGATAGTAAAGGCAATAGTTTATATGACTGATTATTTTATTAAAAATAAATACTTATATATACTATAATTTCATACTATATTTTAATTAATTAGAGATTATTAATAACGGATGTGTTTTGTTATGGCTGATATTAGTGAACAAGCAGTAAAAAAATTGAAATCAAGAATGACAAAAATTAGAAAGTGCAACAGAGAACCTGACGAAAAAGCAAAATTTTCAGAAAAATTAGGTATTTCTTTTGAAGTTGAGTTTCAAAATAAAAACCCTGATAAACTCACTGACGGTATAACTTTTTTTACAAGCCCTGAAGGCAGAATTTTATATGCTGAATATTACTACCACATTCCTGAAAAAGAGGAATACACCTCTGTAGATATTGATGAAAAACAATTAAAATCAATTTTGGAATTTTTCGACGATTATAAATTAGAAGCGGACGACTCTGATTAGATGATTGTTAATAACTCTTTAGATGAAGTCAAAAAAAGAGAGAATGCTCTTGCTATCATCAAAAACATTGTCAATACTAAAGGAAGAGATGCTTTGTTTGATTTAACAGGGCTATCTGGAGGATTTATCGCATCTTCTTCTGAAATTAGTCTTTTAGAAACTTATGTTGGTCCTGCTATTTTTGAAGACGCTCTTCAAGAAGCAGGTAAGGAGCATATGGGTGGTGAAAAGGTTCTTGCAGTCAACAGGACTTCTTCAGGCATACTTGCAACAATATTGGCTCTTGCTGGTGAAAACTCAAATGTTGTTCATTACCTTGCAGAATTGCCAGCCCATCCGTCTATTCCGAGAAGCTGTAAATTGGTGGGGGCCAATTACTTTGAGACTGACGTTTTTGAGGAATTTTCAATACCTGAGAATACCTCATTAGTGGTCATTACCGGGTCTACAATGGATCATAAGGTAATTGATGAAGACGAATTTAGAAAAGTCATCAAAATGGCTCATGATAAGAATATTCCTGTAATGGTTGATGATGCTTCTGGTGCCAGACTCAGAACAGTTGTATTTAATCAACAGAAAGCATGTGACTTAGGTGCTGATATTGCAATTACAAGTACTGATAAACTGATGCCCGGTCCAAGAGGGGGTTTGATGGCTGGCAGAAAAGATTTGATTGATCAAATTAAAATTAAGGTTAATCAGTTTGGTCTTGAAGCTCAACCGCCGGCAGTTCTTGCAATGTTAAACGGCATTAAAAATTTTAAAGAGGATAATCTAATTAAAAGTTTCACAAGAAAAGACGATTTATATGAGTTGTTGTCTGAAAGATTTAATAATTTTGTAAAATCCCCTACCGGAGTTATGATTTCTCCTGAAAGTCTAAGTAAAGAAATTGACATTCCACATAATTTATCAGATAATGATTTGGCATTTGTGTTTTCATTTATCTTATTAAAAGATTATGGAATAATAACAATTCCACCGGTTTCAATGCCTGGTGCATCAGCAACAATACGATTTGAATTATCAAGTCCAGATGCATTTGATTTGGACTTAAAAGATTTAAATAAAAAAATAGAAGCTTCATTTGATAAATTACTAGATGTAATTGCAAATGAAGAAAAATGTAGGGAGATTGTATTTAGTTTTTAATAATACATTCTCCGGAAATTACTTTTTCTAAGGTTCCATCAATTTTTTCAACAACAAGTGCTCCTTCTTTGGTAATGCCTACAACGTAGCCATCATAATATTTGTTGAAAGGTTCTCTAACTTCCACAATTTTCCCAACTGAATAAGAACGTTTTCTCCATTCTTTTAATATTATTTCATATTCGCTGTGGTTGAAGAGTTCACAAATTTCTTCAAATTCTTCTAAAAAGATTTTAATTAAAAGATTTTCAGGACTTTTTCTTCCGAGTTCTTTTTCTATTGTTGTAGTTCCGATTTTTAAC
The nucleotide sequence above comes from Methanobrevibacter sp.. Encoded proteins:
- a CDS encoding TIGR03576 family pyridoxal phosphate-dependent enzyme, giving the protein MIVNNSLDEVKKRENALAIIKNIVNTKGRDALFDLTGLSGGFIASSSEISLLETYVGPAIFEDALQEAGKEHMGGEKVLAVNRTSSGILATILALAGENSNVVHYLAELPAHPSIPRSCKLVGANYFETDVFEEFSIPENTSLVVITGSTMDHKVIDEDEFRKVIKMAHDKNIPVMVDDASGARLRTVVFNQQKACDLGADIAITSTDKLMPGPRGGLMAGRKDLIDQIKIKVNQFGLEAQPPAVLAMLNGIKNFKEDNLIKSFTRKDDLYELLSERFNNFVKSPTGVMISPESLSKEIDIPHNLSDNDLAFVFSFILLKDYGIITIPPVSMPGASATIRFELSSPDAFDLDLKDLNKKIEASFDKLLDVIANEEKCREIVFSF
- a CDS encoding FumA C-terminus/TtdB family hydratase beta subunit yields the protein MERKLNVPIKDENLSELNAGDVVYLTGNILTARDQAHKRILEEGAPLDISGAALFHAGPIVKHDDGVYEMVAVGPTTSMRMNPYQSDVLDLGAKIVIGKGGMDDTVREALIRNNALYVVATGGCAALYVDAVEEIESVDWLDLGMPEAIWNLKVKDFGPLVVAIDSKGNSLYD
- the rqcH gene encoding ribosome rescue protein RqcH, which encodes MKSMSNVDIYAISDELNNLLSGARVDKSFQPTNDIVVMRFHVPGTGRVDLVMQCGSRIHTSQYPLENPTTPPSFPMLLRKRIKGAHVESIKQHNFDRVVEIKVKKDKYYTIIVELFDKGNIILLDDENNIIQPLKRKQLSSRDISSKREYRFPEERGINSIAVDEDGLKELFKNTEMDVVRTLAMNGLGSLYAEEIIQRANENIEIGKNTPASQLADEQIIEIYKSFRELFDNLRQGLIKPQIVKQDSKEDVVPLELIKYDSFEKNYFDNFNEACDEFYSKKVNSTIKDVKEAAWNKKVKKFEKRLNLQQETLDNFTKTIEESQNKGEVIYSNYSTIENIINVVNSARSKNYSFKEIGKILKDAKKDGMDEAQIYESIDKLGVLTLNIAEKSLIIDPKLTIPENAEVYYEKAKKAKRKSKGALIAIENTKKQLEDIKSKKDIAMEHVAVPKKRVKKNLKWYEKLRWFISSDNILVVGGRDANSNEMVVKKYLEPNDIYLHADIHGASSTAIKLNGSELNDNILKESGEFAASFSSAWSMGFTSQDVFWVHPDQVTKTPEAGEFLAKGSFVIRGHRNYIRSARLKLAIGIVDYEGKRIMAGPVEALETHCDNYVVLKPGFTKKEAIAKKILNKINENDLLTLDDIIRVLPSGKCDIDEEYHLRKKYEKN
- a CDS encoding DUF2070 family protein codes for the protein MSSMSSVAGLSKYIKTLPKTEFSIISMAILSFIIGSTYYLIDLIPNAGILEDFIAGGLFGLAVFGISSIMSGALNQQVIKVLHGINLKIKHSMFLSVLSMTLLGVIIILGCVISQIFRMDIFLNSMLFGCVVIYGFNTLVIWTTTKVRFVIAAVTSLIQPLLILAMYTLITFLFLDTSFIGPAILQITIKAIIAAIILVMAIYAFIKVIASPFKKNLGIGVLDLLSLFIAHMNEGSNSLEGLFENMSEAIDTIVTFISFKGENGIKALFISPSVHPGPLGDLGGSNMPTILANKFNHFTMVAHGPSTHDFNPIAVSEIDKIEKSVKRGLNKVEYSSNASKFIRYSSEKANIGVQLFNKGMVILSTFAPEAVDDIEFGVGLTMMAQSRSRCNVEDSIIVDCHNSFTPESGEILPGNSEVFQLIDVIDTIDPNQEKYEVKVGCYEDNMESLDKHEGIGDSGIKTMVIEVESQRTAYVLFDSNNMEIGFRQEIIDSVSDLEIDEIEVMTTDTHTVNTLSRGYNPIGTSKRPEIIEYVRKSIIESIKDLEKVEVGTGTEKIENLNTFGPKNSTELISTISSVVAVSKIIAPVLLVTALLIVFIWIFFGGL